One part of the Candidatus Diapherotrites archaeon genome encodes these proteins:
- a CDS encoding BET domain-containing protein, with product MAFPFSRRRSPDKPRIIRIRPPSKARERARKAWQTTKKAVTFAALASIPIASGVGFQKVLYRLGTGSEISDLAGKTYNTTTRDIERRTDLSSNPLGSAILAEVGRRNAHAKPGTVYYVHPDKHTIEKLSLDLFQMRRLTSIRKFMGVYFKPIQTIVDRRAEAIAQEAMKNPDILDLIVKRVGKMDVHQYLLSLSPSELEKVFSPQEKKQIQQSIASLPEARLERIKDIIRSELPRIRFGSVLFGLMVGAAMAALVTSVNRKIKK from the coding sequence ATGGCATTCCCTTTTTCAAGACGAAGATCACCTGATAAACCGCGAATAATACGAATTAGGCCTCCGTCCAAAGCCAGAGAGCGTGCTCGTAAAGCCTGGCAAACCACCAAAAAAGCGGTAACGTTTGCCGCATTGGCGAGTATACCGATTGCTTCAGGAGTGGGGTTTCAAAAAGTCTTATATCGATTAGGGACAGGTTCAGAAATAAGTGATTTGGCTGGTAAAACATATAACACAACGACAAGGGATATTGAAAGACGAACCGATTTATCTTCTAACCCTTTAGGGAGTGCCATTCTCGCTGAGGTTGGACGAAGAAATGCACATGCAAAACCTGGAACGGTTTATTATGTTCACCCGGATAAACATACAATCGAAAAGCTCAGCCTCGATCTTTTTCAAATGAGGCGGCTGACATCCATTCGAAAATTTATGGGCGTATATTTTAAACCGATTCAAACCATTGTTGACCGACGAGCTGAAGCCATTGCACAAGAAGCTATGAAAAATCCTGACATTCTAGATTTAATCGTCAAACGCGTAGGAAAAATGGATGTCCACCAATACCTTTTATCCCTATCCCCATCGGAATTGGAAAAAGTTTTTTCTCCGCAAGAAAAGAAGCAAATTCAACAAAGTATCGCCTCCTTACCTGAAGCACGATTAGAGAGAATAAAAGACATTATCAGATCGGAACTTCCAAGGATTAGGTTTGGATCTGTATTGTTTGGGTTAATGGTTGGGGCTGCTATGGCTGCATTGGTGACATCTGTGAACAGGAAAATTAAAAAGTAA
- a CDS encoding NUDIX domain-containing protein, which translates to MFHAAAHIFVIDQKGNLILQKRHKNMLLVPGKWDASAGGHISAGETSQAAAARETKEEIGATGVLHYLGKIEIHDTTEKYDNRERLFYYAMKTKNTIRYQRSEVEKIARLPLDKVDAFLKTHSHTPWMGKAWEKFRFRIIKLGGN; encoded by the coding sequence TTGTTCCACGCGGCCGCGCACATATTTGTTATAGACCAAAAAGGAAATCTCATCCTCCAGAAGCGCCATAAAAACATGCTCCTTGTGCCGGGAAAATGGGATGCTTCCGCGGGGGGGCACATCAGCGCGGGAGAAACGTCCCAAGCGGCCGCGGCACGCGAGACCAAAGAGGAGATAGGGGCGACCGGGGTATTGCATTATCTGGGTAAGATTGAAATCCATGATACAACGGAAAAATATGATAATCGGGAACGATTATTCTATTACGCCATGAAAACCAAAAATACCATTCGATATCAAAGAAGCGAGGTTGAGAAAATCGCGCGCCTCCCTTTAGATAAAGTGGATGCCTTCCTGAAAACCCACTCCCACACCCCCTGGATGGGTAAAGCCTGGGAGAAATTTAGATTTCGCATAATTAAATTAGGAGGAAACTAA
- a CDS encoding inositol monophosphatase family protein, with protein MPHDKKLFELLKRLAPRLGKMALPYYGKIESTTKSIRVHDRVHESPVTAIDHCLQELVLAELVMHGYTDVAFNGEEDTHLQFFFPHSFEREKGITVHCDPIDGTLSYVRGDNRFAVGFGLSRYVEGKHHFFGTVIYSPLEDDLFWAFENEKSSHTREKNIPRTIAARRRFTQPIKDKLQDAGYRLVNPGNAHLGIVDVALGRVGAAFYSAHVHDVLIPFAFAANHGVFPLDEKGKRMDPFELPITNGHFSRIPIINYFASKEIQEELMPILQNPNYIKKQ; from the coding sequence GTGCCACACGATAAAAAACTGTTTGAATTACTCAAAAGATTGGCCCCCCGATTAGGGAAGATGGCTTTGCCATATTATGGTAAAATAGAATCAACCACTAAATCCATCAGAGTCCACGATCGTGTGCATGAGTCCCCGGTCACGGCCATCGATCATTGCCTGCAGGAATTGGTGTTGGCGGAACTGGTCATGCATGGATACACGGACGTCGCCTTTAATGGGGAAGAAGACACGCATCTCCAATTCTTCTTCCCCCATTCCTTTGAAAGAGAAAAGGGGATAACGGTACACTGCGACCCCATTGACGGTACCCTTTCGTATGTGAGAGGGGATAATCGATTTGCAGTTGGCTTCGGCCTTTCCCGTTACGTGGAGGGAAAGCATCATTTCTTTGGCACGGTTATCTATTCCCCGCTCGAGGATGATCTATTTTGGGCATTTGAAAATGAAAAGAGTTCCCATACCAGGGAAAAAAACATCCCTCGTACGATTGCCGCCCGACGCCGATTCACTCAACCTATAAAGGATAAATTGCAGGACGCGGGGTACCGCTTGGTCAATCCCGGGAATGCCCACTTGGGTATTGTGGATGTCGCCCTTGGGCGGGTCGGAGCCGCATTCTATTCCGCTCACGTGCACGATGTCTTGATCCCCTTTGCGTTCGCCGCCAACCATGGGGTATTTCCCTTGGATGAAAAAGGGAAACGAATGGACCCATTTGAGTTACCCATCACTAATGGCCACTTTTCCCGGATTCCCATCATCAATTATTTTGCCTCCAAGGAAATTCAGGAGGAGCTGATGCCCATCCTTCAGAATCCTAATTATATCAAAAAGCAATAG
- the ispF gene encoding 2-C-methyl-D-erythritol 2,4-cyclodiphosphate synthase: MFRIGLGVDSHAFENPRTEKKLIMGGVEVPHHVGMRSHSDGDVVLHALFNALSSALGEKSIGQFFPDSDTANKGKDSRQFVSFIMERARDKGYGVENVVVSLECQTPKIAPIEMDIRKNVSQLLNIPLDAIAIHATSGEGLTPFGQGKGIYCQCVVLLHQTHK; encoded by the coding sequence ATGTTCCGCATTGGATTGGGGGTGGATTCCCACGCGTTCGAAAATCCCCGTACTGAAAAGAAATTGATAATGGGAGGGGTTGAGGTTCCCCATCATGTGGGCATGCGTTCCCATTCGGATGGGGATGTGGTGTTGCATGCGCTTTTCAATGCCTTATCCTCCGCCCTCGGGGAAAAATCCATCGGACAATTCTTCCCCGATTCGGATACGGCAAACAAGGGCAAGGATTCCCGCCAATTCGTTTCATTCATCATGGAACGGGCGCGTGATAAAGGATATGGAGTGGAAAACGTGGTGGTTTCCTTGGAATGCCAAACCCCTAAAATAGCTCCGATTGAAATGGATATCCGAAAAAATGTCTCCCAACTCCTGAATATTCCTTTGGATGCGATCGCCATCCATGCCACCTCGGGAGAAGGATTAACCCCTTTCGGCCAGGGAAAGGGGATTTATTGCCAGTGCGTGGTGCTATTGCACCAAACCCATAAATAA
- the ispG gene encoding flavodoxin-dependent (E)-4-hydroxy-3-methylbut-2-enyl-diphosphate synthase gives MQKLETINGFAKRNTFPVMVGKVGIGGPNPVRVQSMTNTDTADVAGTVKQIKELADAGSELVRFTVEKDVMAQAVPEIRKRLHDEGYEDTALIGDFHYNGHILLSKYPALAAALDKYRINPGNCGFGEKHDANFDAFIKIAIEHDKPVRIGVNGGSLDQQLLKKLIDDDNQKPEAEQVGANMVFLNAMVESALISTERALELGMSKNQIIISTKMSGVQEMVYCYSKLSTLTQQPLHLGLTEAGMGDKGIVSSTAALSLLLNQGIGDTIRVSLTPEPGAPRSREVLLCQQILQSLGMRFFLPQVTACPGCGRTTSITFQELAQEVTQYLNTQMPEWKKQGYEGVENMHVAVMGCIVNGPGEAKDANIGISLPGSGENPAAPVFADGKLVKTLQGPTMKADFKKMVAEYVEKKYGKKKEIPVLS, from the coding sequence ATGCAAAAACTGGAAACCATCAATGGATTTGCCAAGCGGAATACCTTTCCCGTAATGGTGGGCAAAGTGGGAATCGGCGGCCCTAACCCCGTGCGGGTGCAGAGCATGACCAACACCGACACCGCGGATGTCGCAGGTACGGTGAAACAGATCAAAGAGCTGGCCGACGCGGGAAGCGAACTCGTTCGCTTCACGGTGGAGAAGGATGTCATGGCGCAGGCTGTTCCTGAGATTAGGAAACGCTTGCATGATGAAGGGTATGAGGATACCGCTCTCATCGGGGATTTTCACTACAATGGACATATTTTGTTATCCAAGTATCCCGCGCTCGCGGCGGCATTAGATAAATACCGCATCAACCCGGGGAATTGTGGGTTTGGAGAGAAGCATGACGCCAATTTCGATGCCTTTATCAAAATTGCCATCGAGCACGACAAGCCCGTGCGCATTGGGGTGAATGGGGGGAGTTTGGACCAGCAATTGCTGAAGAAGCTCATCGATGACGATAATCAAAAACCAGAAGCCGAACAAGTGGGCGCCAATATGGTGTTTCTGAATGCCATGGTGGAGAGTGCCCTCATCTCAACGGAACGCGCATTGGAATTGGGGATGAGCAAGAACCAGATCATCATTTCCACCAAAATGAGTGGGGTGCAGGAGATGGTATACTGTTATTCCAAACTATCCACTCTCACCCAACAGCCCTTGCATTTGGGATTGACGGAAGCCGGGATGGGGGACAAGGGGATTGTTTCCTCCACTGCGGCACTAAGTTTGTTGCTCAACCAGGGCATTGGGGATACGATTCGCGTGTCATTAACCCCGGAACCGGGAGCCCCCCGATCGCGCGAGGTGTTGCTTTGCCAGCAGATTCTGCAAAGCCTAGGGATGCGCTTCTTCCTCCCTCAAGTAACCGCCTGCCCGGGGTGCGGGCGTACCACGAGCATCACCTTCCAGGAGCTGGCGCAGGAAGTCACCCAGTATTTGAACACCCAGATGCCCGAATGGAAGAAGCAAGGGTATGAGGGGGTGGAGAACATGCATGTCGCGGTGATGGGATGCATTGTTAATGGTCCAGGAGAAGCCAAGGATGCCAACATAGGTATCAGCCTACCTGGAAGCGGTGAGAACCCCGCGGCCCCCGTGTTCGCCGATGGAAAGCTCGTGAAAACCCTCCAGGGTCCCACCATGAAAGCCGATTTCAAGAAGATGGTCGCCGAATACGTGGAAAAGAAATACGGGAAGAAGAAGGAAATTCCGGTTCTATCCTGA
- a CDS encoding 1-deoxy-D-xylulose-5-phosphate synthase, giving the protein MYTESQHTTKPNGMVIAKATLKDVYSPKDLRKIPVDELPAIAQEIRQLLIDTCATNGGHIGANLGVVELTMATHYVFNTPKDKVIFDTSHQCYTHKIITGRQEQFPTLCKYPGGLSRFIVRGESEYDLFSAGHASTGLSASMGFAEAAKLKNADYQTVCIVGDGALTGGMAFEALNNMGYNQTDITIILNDNKMGISHNVGAMYEYLKRLSEVSTEEQGRRGIGTIFEKLGFKYYGPIDGHDFHELIHHLDEMKHIKGPKILHVLTDKGRGVEYMQNDKVTWHEHAAFDIPSGMAKTKMDKTKPQHASIESIAVNTLIKLAETDETIIALTAAMATGTGMVKFGEKFPKRFYDVGIAEEHAVTFSAGLAAEGMKPVACIYSPFLQRGFDQIMHDVASMNLPVKFLVPKAAITGDGWTQGGIMDLSYLRIIPNMVIMAPQDENELQHMVKTAVEYDKGPIAVRFPKGTSEGVPLDAEWQSIPIGKGVVVRDGNDITLLAIGWMVQDAVKAAAQLETLGISAAVINARFAKPVDAQLIATYAKKTGKIMTLEENTLVGGFGSGVMESLEQQNLLGTTQLVRVGAADAYIPYDTPANIKKSYGLSSDRIVQKAREMVGR; this is encoded by the coding sequence ATGTACACCGAGAGCCAGCATACGACTAAACCCAATGGGATGGTGATCGCCAAAGCGACACTCAAGGATGTCTATTCCCCCAAGGATTTGAGAAAGATCCCCGTGGATGAGCTGCCAGCTATCGCCCAGGAAATCCGCCAATTGCTCATTGACACCTGCGCCACCAATGGGGGGCATATCGGGGCCAATTTGGGGGTGGTGGAATTGACCATGGCCACGCACTACGTGTTCAACACCCCTAAAGATAAGGTCATTTTCGACACCTCGCACCAGTGTTATACCCACAAGATTATCACCGGTCGCCAGGAACAATTTCCCACTTTATGCAAATATCCCGGAGGGTTATCCCGATTCATTGTGCGGGGAGAAAGCGAGTACGATTTGTTTTCCGCCGGGCATGCGTCCACAGGTTTGAGTGCATCCATGGGGTTTGCGGAAGCGGCTAAGCTCAAGAATGCCGATTACCAAACCGTGTGCATCGTAGGAGATGGCGCCCTCACTGGGGGAATGGCCTTTGAAGCCCTGAATAATATGGGGTACAACCAGACTGACATTACTATCATTCTCAATGACAACAAAATGGGCATCTCCCATAACGTGGGGGCCATGTATGAGTACCTCAAACGCCTTTCTGAAGTGTCGACGGAGGAGCAGGGGAGGCGGGGCATCGGAACCATATTTGAAAAGCTGGGATTCAAGTACTATGGTCCCATTGATGGACACGATTTCCACGAATTGATCCATCATTTGGATGAGATGAAGCACATCAAGGGGCCTAAGATTTTGCACGTTCTAACGGATAAGGGTCGGGGCGTGGAATACATGCAGAATGACAAAGTGACCTGGCATGAGCACGCGGCGTTTGACATCCCTTCAGGAATGGCCAAGACCAAAATGGACAAGACCAAACCCCAGCATGCCAGCATTGAATCCATCGCCGTCAATACGCTTATCAAACTGGCTGAGACGGATGAAACTATTATTGCCCTCACAGCGGCGATGGCCACGGGAACCGGAATGGTCAAATTCGGGGAAAAATTTCCCAAGCGGTTTTATGATGTTGGCATCGCCGAGGAGCATGCGGTGACCTTTTCGGCAGGATTGGCCGCAGAAGGGATGAAGCCCGTGGCGTGTATCTATTCGCCTTTCCTGCAAAGAGGTTTTGATCAAATCATGCACGATGTGGCCAGCATGAATCTCCCGGTAAAATTCCTCGTGCCCAAAGCGGCCATTACCGGAGACGGGTGGACGCAGGGAGGGATCATGGATCTGAGTTACTTGCGCATCATCCCCAATATGGTCATCATGGCCCCCCAGGATGAGAATGAATTGCAGCACATGGTGAAGACCGCGGTGGAATATGATAAAGGTCCCATTGCCGTGCGCTTCCCCAAAGGGACGAGTGAAGGGGTACCTCTGGATGCGGAATGGCAATCCATTCCTATCGGGAAGGGGGTGGTTGTGCGGGATGGAAATGACATCACACTCTTGGCTATCGGGTGGATGGTGCAGGATGCGGTGAAGGCCGCCGCCCAACTTGAAACCTTGGGAATTTCCGCCGCCGTCATCAATGCGCGATTCGCCAAGCCTGTGGATGCCCAGCTTATTGCCACGTATGCCAAGAAGACGGGAAAAATAATGACTCTTGAGGAAAACACCCTCGTGGGGGGATTTGGGAGTGGGGTGATGGAAAGCCTGGAGCAGCAAAATCTTCTGGGCACCACTCAATTGGTTCGCGTGGGCGCGGCCGACGCCTACATCCCCTATGATACCCCGGCGAATATCAAGAAGTCCTATGGGTTATCGTCTGACCGCATCGTCCAAAAAGCCCGCGAGATGGTGGGGCGATGA